Within Carassius carassius chromosome 8, fCarCar2.1, whole genome shotgun sequence, the genomic segment TGCTCTGTTTCTCATTAACGCTCTGTTTCTGGTTTATTCCGGCTCTAATGTTGACGCTCTGCTGAAGCTCAGTGAAGTTTGATGATTTCAGCTCAAGTGTTTCTCTGGTGCTTGTTTTGTCTCTAGGAATAGTCTGACTTCCTGTTGAATGTGGAAGTGATGCTGTGTTCAGGGTCACTCGTCTGACCCTCGACAGTCATTGTGAAAGACCAgtgtgttattttagcatcagtGAGATACTGTAGTTTTTATTTAGAGTtggaataattttcattttttaattttatatttacattttagttacTTCTTAGTTAGTTCTCTACTTATTAACAGTTTTGGACATTAAATCCCAATCTAACATGATATAATAGAAATGCATCTTTTAAGCTGTTTCCATAGTGACTATAATGCATATGCAACAATTTGCATAtttactctccctctctctctctcatattttCTCCCATAATTCCTCTGTCCCAGCGGTGGACTCCACTGAACAGCAGCTGTGGATGACGCAGCTACAAGAGTGTACCAGACGCCACTCTGACAGCAGTGCCAAGGTCtgtgcgaacacacacacacacacacacattgtggagAATGTTTGATGCAGGGAAAGTGTTATAGAAGAATCCATTTTTTGCATTTGAGAGATTTTAGGTTTTGTGCACTGTATACTTGTAAGGGTTAAATATCTTCACTAATACAGAGAAATATCATGACGAGTGACTCGTGAAGACATTCAATGTGTCGTCACTAATTGAAAAAACTCATGAATGGTCCTTTTGATGCTTCTTATGTAAATCTAACCATGTGCATGGTTTACTGTGAGGATTCTTTAAGGTCAGCAGATAGAAAAGATAACTAATCTGATAGAAAAACTATTCTAGTCTATGAGATAAGCTCACTAATATAGTTTCTAAGACAGTGGATCTCAGTCTTTTTGGCCCTGAGGCCTCTCACTGCGCACAACAATATTCAAAAGTCCTGAAACTTATTTTAATCTATGGGCAGTCTTACAATAGttatagcaacaaaaaaaaagttgttaaaaaaatgttCTTCAGTGCTACTGTTAATATTTATAaccaattcttttttttctttttttttttatcaaattaaccaGATTTTCTTTCAGCTAGTTGTCAAGAAAACATTTgtcatttaaatttagtttaatttgatgtacataaactgaaattaaattaatgcaaactatatagacatataaagactataaaaaatgaattaaaaaaacatcATTTTGTAAATAAcacttgtaaatttgtaaattTACATGATTTTCCAGTTGTTCATGATTTActgaattaatataaaaaaaatatatatttattaaaatattcaatatattaacaaaaaaaatatttgcattacTGGTAAATTGTGTATTCATTATAAAAATGCCCATATAGTTTTTAAGGTTGTAataatttccatgacttttccaggtctAGAAATCACAATTATAAAATTGAAATCCATGTGTTTCAAGACCGTGAGAATCGTTGTTCTTCAAAGAAACTAAATAAAAGAACAGTTGTTGAagtgaattaaaaaagaaagatctTGATATAGTAGTTATATCATTTTGtcatatttgaaatcattttaagTCATCTTGAGTGCTCTAAGGTGTAATCTGATCAGTTGTTGTTCACAGATGAGGAAACTGAAGGATTGTGACGAGCATCTGTGTGTCAACCGAACTCAGAACACCTTTGACacacaggtaacacacacacacacacacacactttctctggTTTAATATTAGGTGTCTCATGTCCTGAAGTGTTTGATTGTTGTACACACAGAGGTTAATGTGGTGCTGTAGTAACTGCTCATCAGCTCATGATCACAGAGCTTCATTGAGTGAAGAACAGATGCTTTATTCTGCCTCTTCTGGCTCTCTCAGATTCCCCTGGAACTGATATCACACATATCGATCCAGACGGATCTGGAGTCACTGCTGAGGGCATTAGCACACACATACTACCTCTGTTTTTCATTTCACAGGGTTGTTTCtgaatctttaaaaaaacataatctcACACCGCAgtctcaaaatacaaaaatatgaaaaaatacaaattgcaCCAATATTACCATCAGCCGTTTTCAATGGCCACTTTTTAAACTCTTAACCACAATGCTAAATGTTACCTGCATACTTGTTTAAATTAGCTTTCTAGTTAAAATATCACTAAAAGTCCTTGAAATGAGATACTTGTACTTGAGAAAGAACTCTGCATGAGAAATTATGACTTATTTTTATAGACTGTATCTTAAATATGAGTGTTTTGTCTTACTCCATAGCCTTCTTATCCTATTTCAAGGATTTTGAGATGTTATCAGGAAAAAAGACAACAATActccagtataaaaaaaaaaattttttttttttttttttttttgcatagttgcATTACTAATTCAAAGCCTAAAgcactaaaaatacatttttttttccaaagacgAGAGATTTGTTTGTTGTGctattcattcaatcattcattttTGGCTCTTTTTTTAAAGGTAACATTATAAAATGATTCATCTAACTAAACAGTATTTATTGGACATTTTTGATTCATTGAGTCATAATGCAATGACAAAATTCCTAATGCATCATGTTTCTTGCAATATGATTTGGTGCCGTTTTAATgctttaatacattaactaataaGATTGAAGATCACTGATAAAATGTCTAATCATGTCCTCGGCTAGAAATATTATTGCACCACACACTGCACTAAATAGCATGAgcgttttatttaataaaattatttctggcCTGTGGGACGGCATTTGGCTTCGACTGCTTTGTGCCCACGTTCTCTGTCAGaatgtgttcacacacacacacacacacacatacacgcacacccTTCTGTTCACCTGAGATATAGCGTTGTATTGTGTGTTTTAGAGAGAGATAAAAAGAGACAGAGACACCTGTCTGTGTGAACATCTGACCTACTTCAGCTCTGTGATTCACTTCATTTAAAGACTCATGTAGTGTTATATTCAAGGCTGTGAATtgttgtgattaattgcatcATCTTGTTGTAATTAACACACTGAATTCTCAGTAAACTAAATACCAGGCGCTTGTGTGATTGTGAAGTACAGTAATCTGTGTGAATGACACTAGCATgctcaaacacaaaaacaaaccgaTTTGCCACAAACTGCATCAAAACACCCAGCAATACACATGTATTAATTAATCAACATATTCCATACTGATAAACAGATGCTTTGCTGatatctgtgcatgtgtgataaAATCCTGTTTTAATCAGCTCTAAATGTTCAGAACACACTTTAGAAACCACAAAGTTATGACTGATTATATGcattaacagcatgtaaacattgtttgattgtgttattttagtatcagtgaaattatttacaatgatttaatcatcatttaattagctgcagatgttaatgcattaactaggaTGTTTGAAGGTTTCAGTATTTATGATAATACATCAGACTCTTTTATCTAGTTCTGATGCTTTAGTGTATTCAGCAGTCATGTGAAGGTGAGTTTGATAGTGAAATCTTTTCTGATTGTGATGTCTGTGGCTTGTGTTTTCTGGAGTGTGATTGTGATGTGAATGAAGCTGTAATTCTGCATTCACTGCTCGTTAGACTGTATTGTGTATCTGAATGggattttctttgtgtgtgtgtctcagggttCGTCAGGCCGAACGCGGAGTTTCTCTCTGCTTCCTCACCTCCCTCCGTCTTCCTCTCCTGCATCTCAGAGACATCTGCCTCCCCACGGGCCTCAGAACAACATCGTTACCATCACGCACCACAAGTCGCCTGCAGCCGCCCGCCGCGCCAGGAACCAGTACCCAGAGCGCCTCCTGGAGGTCAAAGAGGTCAGACACACAGGCATCAAACACTGCACTGATGGAGGATAATTAATTATAGATCTGATCTAATGTAGAAttaaaaaacactcaaaatattacatttaaaatgaatgtatttgAATTGAATAAACAATTTCCATCCATTAAGTTGACATAGTTTTAACAAACTAATAAACTTTATATTATGCATACttgtcagtcatacataaataaaaccattttctAATTTGTTAGAATTTGAATATTGCATGTTCCACAGTTAGCCATATTTGAACCATGTTTATACTTTAAACTgactaaatgtaattgttttcacaataaacagatttatgctgattttaaactatttaaataaatgcattttgaaaatatgattatttaaattaaataactgcAAATAGCCTAATTAATAATAAACTatgtcatgattttttttttctgagagaagAAATCTGACCCGTTTCatttatgtatgactgacaaGTATGCATCACCGTAAGTTTACTagtttatgttaaaatataagcTTTACATTAAAATTGTGTAATCTAATGGATGAAATTGCAAATgcaatttaaatacttttaagtgtgtgtgtgtgtgtgtgtgtgtgtgtgtgtgtgtgtgtgtgtgctcttttcAATTTATGTCCATGAATGTGAAGTGAATTTGTCACAGGATGTTGAATTGGATTTCGGAAGAGGTAATAACTGAATTGAAATTCAAAGGAATTCAACACAGCATAAGAATTTAATTAGTTCCAATAGTAAGATAAAATCAAATATGTATTCAAAATTATGTGAGCTGGATCAAGCTTTAGTCTGTGCAAATCAAACTAttactggagagctgctttataggaGAAAATCATGTTGTAATTCTAATGGAAagcaacactgtgtgtgtgtgtgtgtgtgtgtgtgtgcgtgtgtgtgtgtgtgcgtgtgtgcgtgtgtgcgtgtgtgtgtgtgtgtgtgtgtgtgtgtgctcttgtttttgtgtcatatcaggacacaactctgtataatgacatgggtatgacacaggtattacaaggagagggtgacttatgaggacataacccatgtccccatttttcaaaacgcttataaatcatacagaatgagtttttttgagaaagtaaaaatgcacaaagtttcctgtgagggttagggtgaggtgtagggttggtgaagggcaataggatatacagtttgtacagaataaaaaccattacacctatgggatgaacacacttttcgcaaaaacaaacgtgtgtatgTGTACGCgtgtgtatttaataatgtaaagctGCTTGCTTTATAGTGATCTATTTTATaaaagctattaaaaataaatgtgaataatgAATTGCAGAGCTGTTGCAAAAATATTCATATTGctatgatcagatgctttcttaactgctgttctctagcattttagttttattttgttattgaggggAAATTGGACAGCACATATTTGCATTTTCATCCAAACGCTGCTTTTAGCAGCATGTGTATGCTCGCTAACAGtcaaatatttaatacataatataatacaaatatatatataacatataaataaaataaaagtaaataaaatggaaagtaatattctttgaataaaagcatctgccaaatgcatgaatgtgaATACTGCattttcacacagactttctccaGAAACATCTCTTTCCTTTAATGGAAATAAGGACCAAACTGAGCTGGATTTTGTAGCTCTGAGCATAAAGAAGCGTCACAGAAATGTATTCCTCATATAAACTGTGTCAGTTTGAGCTCTGTTGGATTTTATTTCTGTGCCAGAGTATCATTTAGAGAATTAAATAAGACCTGCGTCAGCTGAAACATTATTACCTCATCTGTCTCATCTGTCGACACACGGCTCGTGTGATCATCTGCACCAACCACAGTGGAAACTTTACTGCTTTTATTTCAGGCCATAGATTACATCAGCCATCTCAGAGATGGAGAAATATCTGATTAAAAATTATGAAGATTATTTACGATAATGTGCTTAGGAGTCTGCTCACCAAGACCACACATACTGGTCAACAAAGTAAAActgataaatattattaaatctttaagtaactgttttctatttgattatattttcaaatgtcattttcagcatcatgactccagtcttcagtgtcacatgatcttcagaaatcattctaatatactgatttgctgctcaagaaacatttctgattattataagtgtggaaaacagttgtgctgcttaatggtttgtggaaactgatacatattaattttcagaattttgatgaatggaaaactCAAGAAGAACAATTTTTACGTGAAATATAAACCTTTTGCAACGTCATAAACGTCAGCTTTCATGACatttaagtattaatttctttaaaaaaaaaatacaaaaaacatcttACATCAGAATCAGTGTTTTATTAAACAGACTTTTCAAACTgagttttttttatgatatttgtaACAGTTTAACACCAAGGGTTGTGTTTTACTTAGTTATGTACATTcttgaaaataaaggttccaaaagggtgtttttgcagtgatgccatagaagaacccagagagcctttcagtgaacagtccctaaaagaaacattttgaaaGTGCATTTTATAAATCTAAAGAACTTTTTGtgactataaagaaccttttctgCATTTGCAAAGCTCCACAGATGTTCAAGGTTCTCCACagaaccattgatgccaataaagagcCTTTATTTATAAGCATGAGCTGAATGGCGCCACCTACTGGTAGACAACAGTAAAGCTCCTTACTCATTTCTTCAGGTTATGAACCAGGCCGAGGGTCAGCAGAAGAGTCTGGTCGAGTCCATCGAGTCTCTTCCGACGCGAGGATCCCTGTCCTGTCTGGATCAGGACCTGCTGCTGCTGAAAGCCACCTCTGCCGCCACTCTGAGCTGCCTCGGCGAGTGCCTGAATATATTACAGCAGAGCACCGGACATAACCACGGCCCGCCCTCCGGTGAGTCCAATACGGACACCCTACAGACGCCCGTGGCTCCTCCAGACCCGGAGCCGGCCAAAGATCAGGGCGAGGTCGACTGCGGCCCCTTTCCGTATCTAACGGGCCCCATGCAGCTAAACGTTTGCAATAATTGCTGTTGAAGGGCTGTTCGTCGTTCATGCTGCATGTtcactgtttgtgtgagttcatCTGTATTTTGGCTCTTCATTtgaatcatttgttcattcagttCTGTGCCTGATTGTATCATTTGTATTTGTGTAACATGTTAATGCACGGTTCGTGTGACCGTTTGGAATCTGATTCCAGTCGCTTTTCAATGCTGGACGAACCACATGCCAAAGAAACACACATGCAGGTGCCTGAAAACTCAAAACGACCCGGTGGATCCAATAAAGCATTTCAGATCGACCCTGACATGGACTTAGGTGCTTCACTCTGGGCGTCAAAATCAATTTCCAtgattttttaatttgattttatgttatgcatttttattcttttttttcactctgccaaaaaacaagaaaaaaaataacaaaatgagaACTCCTTGATATCAATGGACACCTtagatgtctttctttcttcaaggAGAAACACATGAGAGCTGATGACTCTGTGCCTGTCTGAATATTGTATTTTCTTTtggtattttcagttttgaatgttAATCTTCAGATCTCAGGTTCTGTTCCTTGTGTTTGGAGAGAACAAACTGCATTTTGTTTTAGCtttctttaaatgctgtttttcttctgttttgtaaaccatatatttttgaaagtatgGGAGTGAAAATGCTTGTTCCTCTCTCACCCTGAATGCTTCAGATGAGTTTGAAATGAGACTGAATTGGTGTATGGACTGAGTCCAAAACTGATGACGTAGAATGTTTCTGATGTTACGGAAATGAATTAAAGGAATGAGTTCAGACGACATCTTTGATCTCTGACTGAGGTCTGTTACTGTGGGCTAGTGACACACGTTGAGGGGGTGGAGCTTTGAATGGGGCGGGGCCTGCAGATCCAAACGAGGGTAACACTAATCAGGTAAATACatattgtgtgttttgtttgcatgatcAGTTTGCTTTACATCACAGTGATCAGCCAGGACATTTCACATGTTCTAGTCTGTGCATGGATGTTTCTCTGCATGGTCTGTGTGATGATTTATTTTCCAGCCTGATTCACAAAAGAATGAATTAATCTGAAATGATGCTTGATGCTGTCCGATGTAGTGTTTTGGAGGAGAATCGTGGTCGTaagaaacacttttattttttgacattttatttaattattttgaatggCCACATGTGACGATACCGGGCTGGACtcaaaaattgaaatcgcatcatatgacctctttcaGAATCTGAAGGTCCATTCACACCAAGGGCTATAACAATTACGAGcacattaaaatgcaaataatctAAAGCTTACTGGGCCACAATATCAAAAGGACTAACTGTATTTGCATCTCAGTTATGTAGGTGGCTGAATCTTTCTGAATGTGCAAAACCTGACATCAGCTAATCAGAAATATTGTGAGAGCAGATGCCAAGTTCATGCAGCCCTGATGACGCTTTGAACATGATGTCATGAGAATTTGAGATGTTTTTTGCATCAGTATGCTCCACATCTTTCTACACACTGAACTGCTGCAGAATTAATCTACAATTAATtggttatatataaaaataataacaataatagtgtTAAAACTGCCATTCAAAGCAGCATATGATGTTTGTGTTGAAAGATGTGATGCATTCCTGCTGAAAAAAATCACCTAGGTTTTTTGGTTTTCTGGTTTGAGTTGGTTTCTAGTTTCAGTTTGATGGGCATTTGTCAACCAGCTAAACTCTGTAAGACACTTTaggctgttttgtttttattttttatcagggTCCGACTGAACGCAGACTGAAGGTCACTAATTGATTTGGTTTTGAGTTTTGGTGTGATGTGATGTGTAACTACTGGCCGCTGGTCATGTGCTCTTCATTCCTTCAGATAATGTTCCTGTGTGGACCGTCCAAAAGTCCCCCTCAGGAGAACGTCTGAGGAACGACGGTGCTGTTACCCAGAGCTCCACAGAGCCCTCGCCCTCCCTCAGGAAGACAAACCTGCTGCAGAACACTGAGGTGAGGCAATACTacgcattatatatatttttaccattcaaaagttttgggtctgtaagattttaaaatgtctaaaTTTACATTCTCACTGAAGCTGCATTTGTTTTtccaaaaatacagtagaaatgcaatattgtaaaatattatttcagtttaaaataacagttttctatttaaatgtatagtaaaatgtaattaattcctgtggtgcacagctgaatgttcagcatcactactccagtcttcagtgtcacatgatcttcagaaatcattctgatatactgatttactgctcaaaaaaaatgtctgattattatgtttgaaatgtttaaaacagttgtgctgcttaatgtttttgtggaaactgattttgTTCTGATTCTTTATTGAATAGCACGTTGAatcaaacagcatttatttgaaattgattgttttaaaaaattatatatggttTTAGTaacataattatatatgtatttactgTTAATAATGATATtcataatataggctatatatatataatgtacagtatgtatatgtatgtataaattcaTCCTTTTTTTCATTGTATAGAATATTGTTGCATAAGTTAGTTGTATGAGATCATGTATGTGATGTGTGTGTCTGCTACAGGACGGAGTGGAGGTGATTTCTCCTGAGGAGGAGGTGATGGATTCAGATGATAACACTGAAGAAGATCTGGGTGTGTTAGACGACCAGAGGAGCGTCATTCTACATCTGCTGTCTCAACTCAAACTGGGCATGGATCTCACACGGGTGTGAATCACAACAACACATCAGTTTCAGGTAACATTAGAGTTACATTGGACTTTAAAGTGTCTATCTGTGTGCAGGTTGTTCTTCCCACATTCATCCTGGAGAAGCGTTCACTGCTGGAGATGTACGCTAACTTCATGGCACACCCTGACCTGTTCCTGTCCATCTCCGCCGGAAGCACCCCGGAGGAGCGTATGGTGCATTTTGTTGAATATTACATGACCGCCTTCCATGAAGGTCGTAAGGGTGCCGTCGCCAAGAAGCCCTACAATCCCGTGCTAGGTGAGACCTTCCACTGCTCGTGGGAGGTTCCCCAAGATCGAGTCCACCCTATGAGGACTGAGACCAACCCCAGGACCAATCAGGAGGTGATGGGGGCGGGGTCAGACTCTTACAGGGTGCGTTTCGTGGCGGAGCAGGTTTCCCATCATCCTCCGGTGTCAGGGTTTTACTGTGAGTGTGCTGAGAGAGGCATGTGCGTCAACACACACATCTGGACCAAGAGCAAGTTCATGGGCATGTCAGTGGGCGTCTCTATGGTGGGAGAAGGTGGGTCAATTTTCTGAGGttactagtaaatttcacagttaaagggattgttcatccaaaaataaaaatgagctgaaaatgtactcatccttaAGATATCCAAGATGAgatcatcagaatgagagtccaaacagctgataaaaaacatcacaatgatccacaagtaatccacaccgctccagtctatcagttaatGTCTTAACTGTGATGTGATGTGAAAAACTGTGTTTGTTAGAAATAAGTCCATCATTAAGaagttttaacttcaaactgtccTTTATCCGTGATATTGCTTTCTCTAGTAAAAAGTCTGAATCAGGacaaaatatgcacagatcaagcccaGTTTATTagcaaaaacagtcaaaaacactaaacaaatatgcaacaggagatggacttatGATGCTTACATATGTTACAGTATGTTATGTTATGATATGTTTACTAGTTGCTCTTGTGTAAagttatacgtgtgtgtgtgtgtgtatatatatatatatatatatatatatatatatatataaaacatatgtaGTATGCATGATTCTCCTTTAGGTTTCTTGGAATCAGGATTTCATGAGATATATTCCATGATTTTTTTGCAGCAGATACTTTTCACCACATcacaattcagttcagttcaggggTGAAAGGTGTTGTGTGAATGTGAATGCGTTCAGGAAAGTGGAGTTTGTTTTCCCGTTGAACCCGTCGGTGTGATGTGAACCAGATTGATCATCTGTGCTGATGTGCTCAGTCTTTCTTTAGGGTTTTGCTCTGTGCTCTTCAGGTGTGTTGTACCTGCGTGATCATGGGGAGGAGTACGTGTTTACATTCCCGAGTGCGTACGCTCGATCCATCCTCACCGTGCCGTGGGTGGAGCTCGGAGGAAAGGTCACCATCAGCTGCGCTAAGACCGGATACTCGGCCAATGTCACATTCCACACCAAACCCTTCTACGGGGGCAAAGTTCACAGGTCAGTCAGCAATGTCACTGATTCTGAAATGAGATGTAATGAGAAGCCTATgagtgatgatgatgacgatgacggtgtgtgtgttcagggtcaGTGCAGAGGTAAAGCAAAACTCGAGTGGGACGGTGGTGTGTAAAGCTCAGGGTGAGTGGAACGGGACACTGGAGTTCATCTACAGCAGTGGAGAGACCAAAGTCATCGACACAAACAAACTGCCCGTCATCAGGAAGATGATTCGCCCCGTCGAGAAACAGGGCCGGACCGAGTCCAGGTAAAACTGTCTGATTACTTATATATACtgtgtttatacacacacacacacacacacacacacacacatatatatatatatatatatatatatatatatatatatatgcacacacatacatacctACATACATATATAGACCAATTAGATGTGGCACAAACCTTACATTGGGTGGTGGTCTAATAAATTTATGCACTaaaggaaacatttctgattattatcaatgttgaaattcgttgtgctgcttcatattttctgGAAACCATGACACACTTAAatgttttaggattctttgatgaaagaagttcaaaagagcagcatttgtttgaaatctaCTGtaatttcacttttgatcaatttaatgcatccttgctgaatataattttttcttataaaaaaaatattcagaatgCCCATACTTTGgcttttctgaaggatcatgtgactctgaagactggagttacaATGCTGACAGTTTTGATCTTTATCTTTGATATATTCACATTGCAAACAGCTATTGAAATTGTAGTAGTATATCTCAATATTGctgattttaaagtatttttaacaaatgtttattttgtggtCATTGATATAGTTGTGATATACTGTGTTTTTGATGTCAGGCGTCTCTGGCAGCATGTGACGGCGGCGCTGAAGGAAGGAAACGTTGATCTGGCCACTGAACACAAGCATGTGTTAGAGGAAGACCAGCGATcagaagagagacagagagctgcCAACAACATGCCCTGGAAACCCAAATACTTCCACAAAGAGGTGCGTTCATGACTGAAACTGCCTCAGACACGTCTGCAGTTACACACTGGTTTTGAAACCTGACAAACTATAAATCTGAACTAAATGCAATAGAAAACTTTGGGAAAAATAGAGCATTTAATGTGAAGCTTATCTCTCTAATGCAGCTAGGATGAAACCATTTGAACAGTTTTCCTGGAGTTTCTATGGTGTGAACCTGATGAAGGTGTTTGTCTGTGTGCAGGGTGACGGATGGGTCTACAAAAACCCCTTATGGAAAACAAATCGAAGAAAGGAAGACGAACGCTGATCAGACTAACACAGGGACTGAGAACAAACAGCAAAAATCAAAAACAGGAGAATAATGGTGCATCACACTACAGACAGAAACCAGTGTGTATATATGAGAACATCTTTTATACACTTCAAATGATATAGTATTTTTCATGATTATAACCGAGCCTTTATGAATATGCACATGTACACAGTAATTTGTGATCTGTCATTAGATGATTTGTTAACAGATTAAGAGAGTCATGGATATACTTTCAT encodes:
- the LOC132145006 gene encoding oxysterol-binding protein-related protein 10-like isoform X1, with product MEKPLCSSQPTASLGFGASSVGNIAPLQRGRTRRIEGVLSKYTNLIQGWQNRYFVLDPDVGQLQYFVSEQGRSQKPRGSLPLIGASVTASDEVPHMFIVSSANGELFKLRAVDSTEQQLWMTQLQECTRRHSDSSAKMRKLKDCDEHLCVNRTQNTFDTQGSSGRTRSFSLLPHLPPSSSPASQRHLPPHGPQNNIVTITHHKSPAAARRARNQYPERLLEVKEVMNQAEGQQKSLVESIESLPTRGSLSCLDQDLLLLKATSAATLSCLGECLNILQQSTGHNHGPPSDNVPVWTVQKSPSGERLRNDGAVTQSSTEPSPSLRKTNLLQNTEDGVEVISPEEEVMDSDDNTEEDLGVLDDQRSVILHLLSQLKLGMDLTRVVLPTFILEKRSLLEMYANFMAHPDLFLSISAGSTPEERMVHFVEYYMTAFHEGRKGAVAKKPYNPVLGETFHCSWEVPQDRVHPMRTETNPRTNQEVMGAGSDSYRVRFVAEQVSHHPPVSGFYCECAERGMCVNTHIWTKSKFMGMSVGVSMVGEGVLYLRDHGEEYVFTFPSAYARSILTVPWVELGGKVTISCAKTGYSANVTFHTKPFYGGKVHRVSAEVKQNSSGTVVCKAQGEWNGTLEFIYSSGETKVIDTNKLPVIRKMIRPVEKQGRTESRRLWQHVTAALKEGNVDLATEHKHVLEEDQRSEERQRAANNMPWKPKYFHKEGDGWVYKNPLWKTNRRKEDER
- the LOC132145006 gene encoding oxysterol-binding protein-related protein 10-like isoform X2, yielding MEKPLCSSQPTASLGFGASSVGNIAPLQRGRTRRIEGVLSKYTNLIQGWQNRYFVLDPDVGQLQYFVSEQGRSQKPRGSLPLIGASVTASDEVPHMFIVSSANGELFKLRAVDSTEQQLWMTQLQECTRRHSDSSAKGSSGRTRSFSLLPHLPPSSSPASQRHLPPHGPQNNIVTITHHKSPAAARRARNQYPERLLEVKEVMNQAEGQQKSLVESIESLPTRGSLSCLDQDLLLLKATSAATLSCLGECLNILQQSTGHNHGPPSDNVPVWTVQKSPSGERLRNDGAVTQSSTEPSPSLRKTNLLQNTEDGVEVISPEEEVMDSDDNTEEDLGVLDDQRSVILHLLSQLKLGMDLTRVVLPTFILEKRSLLEMYANFMAHPDLFLSISAGSTPEERMVHFVEYYMTAFHEGRKGAVAKKPYNPVLGETFHCSWEVPQDRVHPMRTETNPRTNQEVMGAGSDSYRVRFVAEQVSHHPPVSGFYCECAERGMCVNTHIWTKSKFMGMSVGVSMVGEGVLYLRDHGEEYVFTFPSAYARSILTVPWVELGGKVTISCAKTGYSANVTFHTKPFYGGKVHRVSAEVKQNSSGTVVCKAQGEWNGTLEFIYSSGETKVIDTNKLPVIRKMIRPVEKQGRTESRRLWQHVTAALKEGNVDLATEHKHVLEEDQRSEERQRAANNMPWKPKYFHKEGDGWVYKNPLWKTNRRKEDER